A genomic stretch from Poecilia reticulata strain Guanapo linkage group LG20, Guppy_female_1.0+MT, whole genome shotgun sequence includes:
- the LOC103457017 gene encoding protein NLRC3-like isoform X1: MEDLDLKEDRAEPAGSVCPSVRSDWSNDEPPDFSNEPGPSDRKGRKRSSXGZEEQPSCCALCQEVLVDPVSTSCGHWFCRQCIRSCWDQSAPSGPSSCPQCGERPRTGAGLLTANQSSCAPDIHLQEVLEKHKISLKRRCECVAEGSDVTGSRTLLNRIYTDLYITEGQSDIVNTQHEVMQLERASKIRNFHDSPIRCHDIFKSFPDQHGAIRVVLTNGVAGVGKTFSVQKFTLDWAEGLENQDVSVVVLLSFRELNLIRDQQHSLLSLLHVFHPTLQELPAEQLAVCKLLFIFDGLDESRLSLDFSNSQLVSDVTQKSSVNVLLTNLIRGNLLPSALIWITTRPAAANQIPASCVSRVTEVRGFADAQMEEYFRRRFSDEELSSRIISHIQTCRSLHIMCGIPVFCWITAKVLENMLTSEQRGELPKTMTDMYSHFMLVQTKRKKNKYHRGHETSPQELMEADREVLLKLGRLAFEHLEKGNIMFYQEDLEQCGLDVTEASVYSGLCTEIFKRENLIFQKPVYCFVHLSIQEFLAAVYMIHCFNKKNTGVLKKFLGKKYSYSSVDDSADKRVFKSLRHKIIPLNKVESHSSLHYFLKRVMEKSLKSKNGHLDMMVRFLHGLSIESNQRLLEDLLGQTKYSPETIQKVINNLKEISVYLRETNTSGIQQKMKRSNLSPDRNINIFHCLTEMKHISVHLEIQEFMKSENRSEQRLSEIQCSGLAYFLQMSEEVLDELDLKKYNTTKEGQWRLFPVVRNCRKFRVVQCELXKPHCEVVASALKSNPSHLRGLDLSWNRIXDSGVVHLRAGLESPNCRLEVLRLINCRLSEISWVSLICALKSNPSYLIELDLSENKDLGDAAVEELCGLLTHAHCRLSTLRLMDCSLSEISCSSLASALKSNQHLTELDLRGNNLKDSDVQQLERFVKDVQTSSWTPASSRPACLETVVLIHQTVT, from the exons ATGGAAGATTTGGACCTAAAGGAGGACAGAGCAGAACCTGCAGGATCCGTCTGTCCCTCTGTGAGGAGTGACTGGTCCAACGATGAACCTCCAGACTTCAGTAATGAACCTGGACCCTCAGACAGGAA agggaggaagaggagcagcRTTGGTSAGGAGGAGCAGCCGTCCTGCTGTGCTTTGTGTCAGGAGGTTCTGGTGGATCCAGTCTCTACCAGCTGTGGACACTGGTTCTGCAGACAGTGCATCAGGTCCTGCTGGGACCAGTCTGCTCCATCTGGACCCTCCTCCTGCCCCCAGTGTGGAGAAAGACCCAGAACAGGAGCTGGACTgctgacagccaatcagagcagctgtGCTCCAG ATATCCATCTGCAGGAGGTTCTAGAGAAGCATAAGATCAGTCTGAAGAGGAGATGTGAATGTGTGGCTGAAGGAAGTGATGTAACAGGAAGTAGAACTCTCCTCAACAGGATCTACACTGATCTCTACATCACAGAGGGTCAGAGTGACATAGTTAATACTCAGCATGAGGTCATGCAACTGGAGAGAGCTTCCAAGATCCGGAACTTTCATGACTCTCCAATCAGGTGCCATGACATCTTCAAATCCTTCCCTGACCAACATGGAGCCATTAGAGTGGTTCTGACCAACGGCGTTGCTGGTGTTGGAAAAACCTTCTCAGTGcagaagttcactctggactgggcCGAGGGCTTGGAGAACCAAGATGTCAGTGTGGTGGTTCTGCTGTCGTTCAGGGAGCTGAACCTGATCAGAGATCAGCAGCACAGTCTTCTCTCactgctccatgttttccatCCAACACTCCAGGAGCtcccagcagagcagctggCTGTCTGCAAACTGCTCTTCATCTTTGATGGCCTGGATGAAAGCAGACTTTCACTGGACTTCAGCAACAGTCAGCTTGTTTCTGACGTCACACAGAAGTCTTCAGTCAatgttctgctgacaaacctcatAAGGGGGAACCTGCTTCCCTCGGCTCTCATCTGGATAACTACCAGACCTGCAGCGGCCAATCAGATCCCTGCTTCATGTGTTTCCAGGGTGACAGAAGTACGAGGCTTCGCTGATGCCCAGATGGAGGAGTACTTCAGGAGGAGGTTCAGTGATGAAGAGCTGTCCAGCAGAATCATCTCCCACATCCAGACCTGCAGGAGCCTCCACATCATGTGTGGAATCCCAGTCTTTTGCTGGATCACTGCTAAGGTTCTGGAGAACATGTTGacctcagagcagagaggagagctgCCCAAGACCATGACTGACATGTACTCGCACTTCATGCTGGTccagacaaagaggaagaagaacaaGTACCATAGAGGACATGAGACAAGTCCACAGGAGCTGATGGAGGCTGACAGGGAAGTTCTTCTGAAGCTGGGGAGGCTGGCGTTTGAACAtctggaaaaaggaaacatcatGTTCTACCAAGAAGACCTGGAGCAGTGTGGTTTGGATGTCACAGAGGCCTCAGTGTACTCAGGTCTTTGTACAGAGATCTTCAAAAGAGAGAATCTAATCTTCCAGAAACCAGTTTACTGCTTTGTTCATCTGAGCAtccaggagtttctggctgcagtTTACATGATCCACTGTTTCAACAAAAAGAACACGGGAGTGTTGAAAAAATTTCTGGGTAAAAAGTACAGTTACTCATCTGTGGATGACTCTGCTGATAAACGCGTGTTCAAATCTCTAAGGCATAAAATTATACCCTTAAACAAAGTTGAAAGYCACTCATCTTTGCATTACTTTCTGAAACGAGTCATGGAGAAAtctctgaaaagtaaaaatggcCACCTGGATATGATGGTTCGCTTTCTTCATGGTCTATCCATAGAGTCCAACCAGAGACTTCTAGAAGATTTGCTTGGACAGACAAAGTACAGCCCTGAAACTATCCAGAAAGTCATCAACAATCTTAAGGAGATCAGTGTGTACCTGCGTGAGACCAACACTTCTGGGATTCAACAGAAGATGAAGAGATCTAATCTCTCTCCAGACAGAAACATTAACATCTTTCATTGTCTGACAGAGATGAAGCACATCTCAGTTCATCTGGAGATTCAAGAGTTCATGAAATCAGAGAACAGATCAGAGCAGAGACTCTCAGAAATCCAATGCTCAGGTCTGGCCTACTTCCTGCAAATGTCAGAGGAAGTTCTTGATGAACTGGACCTCAAGAAATACAACACAACAAAGGAGGGACAATGGAGACTCTTTCCTGTTgtgaggaactgcagaaaatTCCG AGTTGTTCAGTGTGAACTCKCAAAGCCTCACTGTGAAGTCGTGGCTTCRGCTCTGAAATCCAACCCATCCCATCTGAGAGGTCTGGAYCTGAGTTGGAACAGAATARGAGATTCTGGAGTGGTCCATCTGCGTGCTGGGCTGGAGAGTCCAAACTGTAGACTGGAGGTCCTGAG acTGATAAACTGCAGGCTGTCGGAGATAAGCTGGGTTTCACTGATTTGTGCTCTGAAATCCAACCCTTCATATCTAATTGAACTGGATCTGAGTGAGAACAAAGACCTGGGAGATGCTGCAGTGGAAGAGCTCTGTGGCCTTCTGACGCATGCTCACTGCAGACTGAGTACTTTGAG attGATGGACTGCAGTTTGTCAGAGATCAGCTGTTCttctctggcctcagctctgaagtccaaccAACATCTGACTGAACTGGACCTGAGAGGAAACAACCTGAAAGATTCAGACGTTCAGCAGCTGGAACGTTTTGTAAAGGATGTTCA GACGTCCAGCTGGACTCCAGCGTCCAGCCGTCCAGCATGTCTAGAGACAGTGGTCCTCATTCATCAAACTGTGACTTGA